A genomic segment from Daphnia pulex isolate KAP4 chromosome 5, ASM2113471v1 encodes:
- the LOC124193590 gene encoding trichohyalin-like, translated as MVNTRRKSQVLPIDPLAAEQSDSSTTSATRRSTRRSVGNVLATPVEIPTPTRRSRRLSNSSVESANNDTPRPGTRRSSRINKTAGSDAETSDVELVVIKRRKLGEGVDTLIPIREEKNEDRANPSEDKEKHILVELEEEIEDEIKKKSNEVEELNKSIQAEVDDKIIKTEVVCKTIEAEVDSKTIKVEVESKTNEAEIDSKCKESEIEVVLPSKEIEDKIIRQESPVKASKAEELKTEDTDSHEDKLVNIKLDEVDNSSLKSEIAIEIIEACKENSHSSEENHEKYFTPVSTPTNLIEVEDATKQTEKMDCSTSEEQQPLTTAEVASPKSRDGEQQQEENKCLQSPLKETNVKADSPVKSDVEKPRMLFGVPVEKITIGTTLNMKKIGKKLRDEKRKMRIAHKVRVKKIEPPKESLPCGADVMRNIPRGKSKSGREWKEPKSNPRYLYQDKGLKMPFEKITQLRQERQRVKELENRMKEEERARRAEITRRREVNKKREEENARRGEVVQVIRNTNKIKRMKKKQLKLIQKRDTTKVV; from the exons ATGGtaaatacaagaagaaaaagccaagTTTTACCAATTGATCCATTAGCTGCGGAGCAATCTGATTCATCGACGACAAGTGCGACCAGAAGATCCACGAGACGTTCAGTCGGAAACGTACTAGCAACCCCCGTGGAAATTCCCACGCCAACTAGAAGATCAAGGCGCCTGTCAAATTCCTCGGTAGAATCAGCTAATAATGACACACCAAGACCAGGTACACGTCGTTCTTCCAGGATTAACAAAACTGCTGGAAGTGACGCTGAAACAAGTGATGTAGAATTAGTTGTCATTAAAAGGCGTAAGTTGGGGGAAGGTGTGGACACATTAATACCAAtcagggaagaaaaaaatgaagatcgTGCCAATCCTTCTGAAGACAAGgaaaagcacattttggttgAACTCGAAGAAGAGATTGaagatgaaataaagaaaaagagcaatGAAGTCGAAGAACTTAACAAAAGCATTCAAGCTGAAGTTGATGACAAGATCATTAAAACTGAAGTAGTTTGCAAAACTATTGAAGCTGAAGTTGATAGCAAAACCATCAAAGTTGAAGTTGAAAGCAAGACCAACGAAGCTGAAATTGATAGTAAATGTAAAGAATCTGAAATAGAAGTTGTACTTCCGagtaaagaaattgaagataAAATCATCAGGCAAGAATCACCTGTAAAAGCAAGTAAGGCTGAAGAGCTGAAGACTGAAGATACTGATAGTCATGAAGACAAACTGGTAAACATCAAGTTGGATGAAGTTGACAATAGCAGTTTGAAATCTGAAATTGCCATTGAAATCATTGAAGCTTGTAAGGAAAACTCACATTCCAGTGAGGAAAAtcatgaaaaatatttcactcCAGTATCCACTCCAACAAACTTGATTGAAGTTGAAGATGCTACTAAGCAAACTGAGAAGATGGATTGCTCAACAAGTGAAGAGCAGCAACCTTTGACAACAGCTGAGGTTGCATCTCCAAAAAGCCGTGATGGGGAACAgcagcaagaagaaaataaatgccTACAGAGTCCACTTAAAGAAACCAATGTAAAAGCTGATTCACCTGTAAAGTCTGATGTTGAGAAGCCTCGTATGTTGTTTGGTGTTCCAGTAGAAAAAATCACAATTGGTACAacattaaatatgaaaaaaattg gaaaaaaattgagggatgaaaagaggaaaatgcgCATAGCACACAAAGTTCGAGTGAAAAAAATCGAACCTCCCAAAGAAAGTCTACCGTGTGGTGCTGATGTAATGCGGAATATTCCCAGAGGGAAATCAAAATCTGGACGCGAGTGGAAAGAACCAAAATCCAA tcCTCGAtatttataccaggacaaagGTTTGAAAATGCCCTTTGAAAAGATCACACAGTTGAGACAAGAGCGTCAACGAGTTAAAGAGTTGGAAAACCGCATGAAGGAAGAAGAGCGAGCCCGCCGAGCTGAAATTACTCGTCGTCGTGAAGTAAATAAGAAacgcgaagaagaaaatgctcGTCGTGGAGAAGTTGTTCAAGTG ATTCGAaataccaacaaaataaaaaggatgaagaaaaagCAGCTGAAGTTGATTCAAAAGCGGGATACAACAAAAGTGGTGTAA
- the LOC124193596 gene encoding LOW QUALITY PROTEIN: uncharacterized protein LOC124193596 (The sequence of the model RefSeq protein was modified relative to this genomic sequence to represent the inferred CDS: deleted 1 base in 1 codon; substituted 1 base at 1 genomic stop codon) translates to MKLLLVLALVATALAGQRRYDGYQVFEVNAKNKVALEVLTKLYNERSDVYDFWTEPRNINRAVDIMVPPAFASTFTSLMQAFDVDYKVKIADVQSTIEEGRKDIAKPVIRKEPRLSRDGTPRYSLNWETYSDLPAIEEFLTELAAAYPNLMTHSVVGQSYEGNNMNFVKISTGGTGKKAIFVDGGIHAREWISPAYVTWLIRELVENYAAHPQYVDNIDWYIMPVINPDGYRHTFAANGDRLWRKTRAPNAGSQCIGTDMNRNFGFHWDEGGSSDLPCGETYNGGAAFSAIESQIVRDAILSVASQSVVYLTVHSYGQYWLTPWGYTPEYPADYPQLYDLAVRAVDKLTAVYGTQYTIGTSTNVLYIASGGSDDWAKGGAGIPYSYTVELRDTGKFGFELPATYQVYEVTAKNKASFDVLVKLYNERSDIYDFWTEPRNVDFKTDVMVPPAYTKTFVNLLEVFGMEYHIKIADVQDEIEQSRKDIAPPLETRKGLSKSSGDSRYSLDWTSYSDLPAIYEFVNEMAATYPNLVTVTSAGTSYEGNDMPLVKISTGGSGEKNVIFAEGGIHAREWIAPAYVTWMIRELVENYAAHPEYVDNIDWYIMPILNPDGYTYTFSPTGDRLWRKNRAPNQGICVGTDLNRNFDFQWNTGGSSSLECGETYHGGAPFSQVEARNVRDAILSVANRTKVYFSFHSYGQYWLTPWGYTSALPDDYQDLFDLAQSAVDKLTAVEGTPYKIGSSTNLLGLASGCSDDWAKGGAGIKYSYTVEMRDKGTFGFQLPAKXMFSTRTSKLAILHLLNAILSHVRFTFHNFLIGRTIFPMPTMSKSGSMSPLEDQDKLLDEALSVVKVQALQMKRCLDKRKLMDALKHASTMLGELRTSLLSPKSYYELYMAICDELQHLEMYLLDEFQNGRKVADLYELVQYAGNIIPRLYLLVTVGVVYIKTNEQSRRDILRDLVEMCRGVQHPLRGLFLRNYLLQCTRNLLPDLAESDPLATESYGNVRDAVDFIQLNFSEMNKLWVRMAYQGHSRDKERRERERQELRLLVGTNLVRLAQLDSVDVELYKKVVLPGILEQVVSCRDALAQEYLMECIIQVFPDEVHLDTLHTYLKACAELHTDVKVHVILVALVERLAAYGQRQQALGQPPIPPHIPLFDIFSDQIGNIAQARPEMPSENLVSLQVSLISLAFRCYPDQINLVDKVLESTLVALDKIAVEKVDFDSSLGKELNRLLRMPVSHYNSLVTLLQLPHFGQVLQRLDFNGRKSIALHLVNNALDNETHITTQEHVDAVLNMLAPLICDQPDQVLAGQDAEDFAEEQNLMARLIHLLAAEESDLDQQYRMLTSARKQFGAGGARRIPFTLPPLIYEAFKLARKYFDVRQEDELWEKKCEKIFTFCHQCIAALVKAELAELPLRLFLQGALAASQIIFGTHETLAYEFISQAFTLYEEEISDSKAQFAALTLMAASLEKLDCFSEENSAPVRSKCALLASALLRKPDQCRALILVSNLFWSSTTKELEGKPMRDGKKVLECLRKAGKVATECLDPGVQAQLIVELVNAYVHFFHQGNQHITVTHINELISKVRQDLLPQLENSDEKELIERHLGASCEMLRHRRDNPSTTSDAPSYQGIVLD, encoded by the exons ATTGAAGAGTTTCTCACAGAATTGGCCGCTGCCTACCCTAATTTGATGACACACTCCGTTGTTGGACAGAGCTACGAGGGTAACAACATGAACTTTGTCAAGATTTCAACAGGAGGAACCGGCAAAAAGGCCATTTTCGTTGATGGCG GTATCCACGCTCGCGAATGGATTTCACCGGCCTACGTCACCTGGTTGATCCGTGAGTTGGTTGAGAACTACGCCGCCCATCCCCAATATGTTGACAACATCGATTG GTACATCATGCCAGTCATCAATCCCGATGGATACCGTCACACTTTTGCTGCCAACGGA GACCGCTTGTGGCGCAAAACCCGAGCGCCAAATGCTGGCAGCCAATGCATCGGCACTG ACATGAACAGGAACTTTGGATTCCACTGGGATGAAGGAGGCAGTTCAGATCTTCCTTGCGGAGAAACCTACAACGGAGGTGCTGCATTCAGCGCCATCGAATCCCAAATCGTCCGCGATGCCATTTTGAGCGTCGCTAGCCAAAGTGTAGTCTACTTGACTGTTCACTCTTACGGACAGTACTGGCTCACCCCATGGGGCTACACTCCCGAATACCCCGCTGATTACCCTCAACTC TACGACTTGGCTGTTCGTGCTGTTGACAAACTCACCGCCGTCTATGGAACACAGTACACCATTGGTACCTCGACCAACGTGCTCT ACATCGCTTCCGGTGGCAGTGACGACTGGGCCAAGGGAGGAGCCGGAATCCCCTATTCTTACACCGTTGAATTGCGCGACACTGGAAAATTCGGATTCGAGTTGCCCGCAAC GTACCAAGTGTACGAAGTGACAGCCAAAAACAAGGCTTCCTTCGACGTCTTGGTGAAGCTCTACAACGAGAGAAGCGATATTTACGATTTCTGGACCGAGCCACGCAATGTTGATTTCAAGACCGACGTCATGGTCCCTCCTGCTTACACTAAAACGTTCGTCAATTTGCTGGAAGTTTTCGGCATGGAATACCACATCAAAATCGCCGATGTTCAAGA TGAGATTGAACAAAGTCGAAAAGACATTGCCCCACCTttggaaacaagaaaaggttTGTCAAAATCCTCGGGTGATTCAAGATATTCGCTAGACTGGACTTCGTATTCTGATTTGCCGGCC ATTTACGAATTTGTCAATGAAATGGCAGCGACTTACCCCAATTTGGTGACCGTCACGAGCGCTGGGACGAGTTACGAGGGTAACGATATGCCTCTAGTAAAGATTTCAACTGGAGGCAGCGGGGAAAAAAACGTCATTTTTGCCGAGGGTG gaattcaTGCTCGTGAGTGGATTGCACCGGCTTATGTAACATGGATGATTCGTGAGTTGGTAGAAAATTATGCGGCACATCCCGAATATGTGGATAACATTGACTG GTACATAATGCCTATTCTCAATCCAGATGGCTACACTTACACTTTCTCACCAACAGGG GACCGTTTATGGCGAAAAAATCGTGCTCCAAACCAGGGGATTTGTGTCGGAACAGACTTAAATA ggaattttgactttcaatggAATACTGGAGGAAGTTCTTCGCTTGAATGTGGTGAGACCTACCACGGAGGAGCTCCTTTCAGCCAGGTGGAAGCCCGGAACGTTCGTGATGCAATTCTCAGTGTTGCAAACCGAACCAAAGTTTACTTTTCCTTCCACTCGTATGGACAATACTGGCTAACTCCATGGGGTTACACTTCTGCTCTGCCCGATGATTACCAAGATCTG TTCGACTTGGCTCAAAGCGCTGTTGATAAATTGACGGCGGTTGAAGGGACTCCTTACAAGATCGGATCTTCTACTAATCTTTTGG GCTTGGCCTCTGGCTGTAGTGACGACTGGGCTAAG GGTGGTGCTGGAATTAAGTACTCGTACACTGTTGAGATGCGTGACAAAGGAACATTTGGATTTCAGCTTCCTGCAAAGTAAATGTTTTCTACTAGAACATCTAAACTAGCAATTTTACATTTACTAAATGCTATTCTCT CTCACGTCAGATTCacatttcacaatttcttAATCGGTAGGACGATTTTCCCT ATGCCAACAATGTCAAAG TCGGGATCAATGTCACCATTGGAAGATCAGGACAAGCTTCTGGATGAAGCTTTGAGTGTGGTAAAAGTCCAGGCTTTACAGATGAAGCGCTGTTTGGATAAACGTAAATTGATGGATGCTCTCAAGCACGCATCAACTATGTTGGGGGAGTTACGTACATCTTTACTCTCTCCCAAGTCATACTACGAACTCT atatGGCTATTTGTGATGAACTTCAGCATCTCGAAATGTATCTTCTTGATGAGTTCCAGAACGGACGTAAAGTGGCTGATTTGTATGAACTAGTTCAGTATGCTGGGAACATCATTCCACGCTT GTATCTCCTGGTTACTGTTGGTGTTGTTTACATCAAAACTAATGAGCAATCAAGACGTGATATTCTCAGAGATCTGGTTGAAATGTGCCGTGGGGTTCAACATCCATTGAGAGGTCTTTTCCTTCGAAACTACCTCTTACAGTGTACAAGAAACTTGCTTCCAGATCTAGCAGAGAGTGATCCTTTAGCCACAGAATCATATGGCAAT GTACGAGATGCTGTTGACTTTATTCAACTTAACTTCTCggaaatgaataaactttGGGTCCGTATGGCATACCAAGGTCATTCAAGAGATAAGGAACGTCGAGAACGGGAGCGCCAGGAATTAAG ATTGCTAGTTGGAACAAACCTTGTGCGACTGGCCCAGTTGGATAGTGTTGATGTTGAGCTTTACAAAAAG GTTGTCTTGCCTGGCATTCTTGAGCAAGTAGTAAGCTGTCGCGACGCACTCGCACAGGAATATTTAATGGAGTGCATCATTCAG GTGTTTCCAGATGAAGTTCATCTCGACACGCTCCACACCTATTTGAAAGCTTGTGCAGAGTTACACACCGATGTAAAAGTCCACGTAATTCTTGTCGCATTAGTCGAACGTTTGGCTGCCTATGGACAGAGACAGCAAGCACTTGGCCAACCACCTATTCCGCCTCATATCCCTCTTTTCGATATATTCTCTGATCAGATCGGCAATATAGCTCAA GCGCGTCCAGAAATGCCATCAGAAAATTTGGTTTCCCTGCAAGTTTCTCTCATAAGCCTCGCCTTTCGTTGTTACCCCGATCAAATCAATTTGGTGGATAAAGTATTGGAATCTACTTTGGTTGCCCTAGACAAGATTGCAGTGGaaaa GGTTGATTTTGATTCTTCGTTGGGCAAGGAACTCAACCGGTTGCTGCGAATGCCCGTTAGTCATTATAATAGCCTGGTCACTCTGCTGCAGTTGCCGCATTTTGGTCAAGTTCTTCAAAGACTAGATTTTAACGGACGGAAATCAATTGCTCTTCATTTGGTTAACAACGCTCTCGACAATGAAACACATATTACCACGCAAGAACAT GTTGATGCTGTTCTTAACATGCTTGCGCCGCTGATTTGCGATCAGCCCGACCAAGTGCTGGCTGGACAAGATGCGGAAGATTTCGCTGAAGAACAGAATTTGATGGCACGATTGATTCATTTGTTAGCTGCGGAAGAATCAGACCTTGATCAACAATATCGAATGCTTACTTCCGCAAGAAAGCAGTTTGGAGCGGGTGGAGCTAGACGTATCCCATTTACTCTCCCACCATTAATTTATGAGGCTTTTAAACTGgctagaaaatattttgatgtccGACAAGAG GATGAACTGTGGGAGAAAAAATGCGAGAAAATCTTCACCTTTTGTCATCAATGTATTGCTGCCCTTGTTAAAGCTGAACTGGCTGAATTGCCACTAAGACTTTTTCTCCAAGGAGCTCTTGCTGCTTCTCAAATTATCTTTGGAACCCACGAAACACTGGCTTACGAGTTTATATCACAG GCATTCACTCTttacgaagaagaaatttcagaCAGCAAAGCTCAGTTCGCCGCTTTGACATTGATGGCAGCTTCGTTAGAGAAACTTGATTGTTTTAGTGAAGAAAACTCTGCACCTGTGCGATCCAAGTGTGCCCTACTTGCATCGGCACTTTTAAGAAAACCGGATCAATGTCGTGCTTTGATTCTCGTGTCCAACCTATTCTGGTCATCCACTACCAAGGAACTGGAAGGCAAACCT ATGCGGGATGGTAAAAAGGTACTGGAATGTTTACGAAAAGCTGGGAAAGTTGCCACTGAATGTCTAGATCCTGGCGTGCAAGCCCAGTTGATTGTGGAACTTGTTAATGCTTATGTCCATTTCTTTCACCAAGGAAACCAGCAT ATTACGGTTACCCATATCAACGAGTTGATCAGTAAAGTTCGACAAGATCTATTGCCACAACTGGAGAATTCGGATGAAAAAGAACTTATCGAAAGACATTTGGGAGCTAGTTGCGAGATGCTTAGGCACCGACGGGACAACCCATCCACTACCAGCGATGCGCCTTCGTATCAAGGAATCGTAttagattaa
- the LOC124195071 gene encoding alpha-ketoglutarate-dependent dioxygenase alkB homolog 4-like — MSGKPRPCGCKGYRSCLLCEKEFNLLPFKDDSFTAESLEEKGIQSYVFCPACNLAWPGWDFDPTHHPNHRGEPIEFPGIYIQQDFFSEEEMVKLMSSFDSIPWEYSVSGRRKQNFGPKTNFKKRKLQLGSFKGVPSFSKIFHDRIESVPLLKDYHTIEQCSLEYDPERGASIEPHIDDCWVWGERIVTLNLAGDSVLTMTKYHGGVEKYNLQDVDIELLKTEDIPDICVRIPQPARSLVMIYGSARYQWLHCVLRRDIKERRVCIALREFTKQFLNPNHLMGQIVLQAASNYF; from the exons ATGTCAGGTAAACCACGTCCTTGTGGATGCAAAGGGTACCGCTCTTGCTTGCTatgtgaaaaagaatttaatctATTACCTTTTAAGGATGACTCATTTACAGCAGAGTcgctggaagaaaaa GGGATTCAATCGTATGTGTTTTGCCCAGCTTGTAATTTAGCCTGGCCAGGTTGGGACTTTGATCCAACACATCATCCAAACCATCGTGGTGAACCAATTGAATTTCCTGGGATTTACATTCAG CAAGATTTTTTcagtgaagaagaaatggttaAACTCATGAGTTCATTTGACTCTATTCCTTGGGAGTATTCTGTTAGTGGAAGACGTAAGCAG AACTTTGGAccaaaaaccaattttaagaagagaaaactacAACTTGGTAGTTTTAAAGGAGTCCCCAgcttttctaaaatatttcatgACAGGATTGAAAGTGTTCCTCTTCTGAAGGATTATCATACTATTGAACAATGTAGTTTAGAATATGATCCAGAAAGAGGTGCCTCCATTGAGCCACACATAGATGACTGCTGGGTTTG GGGTGAACGTATTGTGACCCTCAATTTAGCTGGCGACAGCGTTCTTACGATGACTAAATACCATGGAGGcgttgaaaaatataatttacaaGATGTTGATATAGAGCTCCTTAAAACTGAAGATATTCCTGACATCTGTGTTAGAATTCCACAACCGGCAAGGTCGTTAGTGATGATTTATGGTTCAGCCCGTTACCAGTGGCTTCATTGTGTGTTGCGCCGTGATATTAAAGAACGTCGAGTTTGTATCGCCTTAAGAGAATTTacaaaacagtttttgaaTCCGAACCACCTCATGGGGCAAATAGTTTTGCAAGCAGCCTCgaactatttttga
- the LOC124193586 gene encoding tubulin alpha-1 chain-like — translation MRECISIHVGQAGVQIGNACWELYCLEHGIQPDGQMPSDKSVGGGDDSFNTFFSETGSGKHVPRAVFVDLEPTVVDEVRTGTYRSLFHPEQLITGKEDAANNYARGHYTIGKEIVDLVLDRVRKLSDQCTGLQGFLIFHSFGGGTGSGFTSLLMERLSVDYGKKSKLEFAIYPAPQVSTAVVEPYNSILTTHTTLEHSDCAFMVDNEAIYDICRRNLDIERPTYTNLNRLIGQIVSSITASLRFDGALNVDLTEFQTNLVPYPRIHFPLVTYAPVISAEKAYHEQLTVGEITNACFEPANQMVKCDPRHGKYMACCMLYRGDVVPKDVNAAIATIKTKRTIQFVDWCPTGFKVGINYQPPTVVPGGDLAKVSRAVCMLSNTTAIAEAWARLDHKFDLMYAKRAFVHWYVGEGMEEGEFSEAREDLAALEKDYEEVGMDSVEGEGEGNDEY, via the exons ATG CGCGAATGTATCTCAATCCACGTCGGTCAAGCCGGAGTCCAGATTGGTAACGCCTGCTGGG AATTGTACTGTTTGGAACATGGAATCCAGCCTGATGGTCAGATGCCCTCTGACAAATCCGTTGGAGGTGGTGATGATTCTTTCAACACCTTCTTCTCTGAAACTG GTTCTGGTAAGCACGTCCCTCGTGCCGTCTTTGTCGACTTGGAGCCAACCGTCGTCGATGAGGTCCGCACTGGTACTTACCGCTCCTTGTTCCACCCTGAACAACTGATCACTGGAAAGGAAGATGCTGCCAACAACTACGCTCGTGGCCACTACACCATTGGCAAGGAAATCGTTGATTTGGTTCTTGACCGCGTCCGCAAGTTGTCCGATCAATGCACTGGTCTCCAAGGATTTCTCATTTTCCATTCCTTCGGCGGAGGCACTGGCTCAGGATTCACCTCCTTGTTGATGGAACGTCTCTCTGTTGACTACGGCAAAAAATCCAAGTTGGAATTCGCCATCTACCCAGCTCCCCAGGTTTCCACTGCTGTCGTTGAGCCTTACAACTCTATCTTGACTACCCATACTACCTTGGAACACTCCGACTGCGCTTTCATGGTCGACAATGAAGCCATTTATGACATCTGCCGCCGTAATTTGGATATCGAACGCCCGACCTACACCAACTTGAACCGATTGATTGGTCAGATCGTTTCCTCCATCACTGCTTCTCTGCGTTTCGATGGCGCTTTGAACGTCGATTTGACTGAATTTCAGACCAATTTGGTCCCTTATCCTCGTATCCATTTCCCCCTGGTCACCTACGCCCCAGTCATTTCTGCCGAGAAAGCCTACCACGAGCAGTTGACTGTTGGAGAAATCACCAACGCTTGCTTCGAGCCGGCTAACCAGATGGTCAAATGCGATCCTCGTCATGGCAAATACATGGCTTGCTGCATGTTGTACCGTGGTGATGTCGTCCCCAAGGATGTCAACGCTGCTATTGCCACCATCAAAACCAAGCGTACTATCCAATTCGTCGATTGGTGCCCAACTGGTTTcaag GTCGGTATCAACTACCAGCCCCCGACTGTTGTTCCAGGAGGTGATTTGGCCAAGGTTTCTCGCGCTGTCTGCATGTTGTCCAACACCACTGCTATCGCTGAAGCTTGGGCCCGCTTGGATCACAAATTCGATCTGATGTACGCCAAGCGCGCTTTTGTTCACTGGTACGTCGGTGAGGGTATGGAGGAAGGAGAGTTCTCTGAGGCTCGTGAAGATCTTGCAGCTCTCGAGAAGGATTACGAAGAAGTTGGCATGGACTCCGTCGAAGGCGAGGGTGAAGGAAACGATGAATATTAA